In Marinicauda algicola, one DNA window encodes the following:
- a CDS encoding MarR family winged helix-turn-helix transcriptional regulator, producing the protein MSDEARFDLSASPGHLLHRAQQFAADRFNEATGGVQITQRQFAVLTAVAEEEGLTQTQLVRATGIDRSTLAELVARMAAKGLLLRERAPGDARANSVRFTDEGRKLYETALAGAKAADEAILSALPKGKRANFVESLTRIARTIELDEEALKAEAKKARKKAEAKDKKKKSKDKKKKKK; encoded by the coding sequence ATGTCCGATGAAGCCCGTTTCGACCTGTCGGCCTCGCCGGGCCACCTGCTGCACAGGGCCCAGCAATTCGCCGCGGACCGCTTCAACGAGGCCACCGGCGGGGTGCAGATCACCCAGCGCCAGTTCGCGGTGCTCACCGCGGTCGCCGAGGAGGAAGGCCTGACGCAGACCCAGCTCGTGCGGGCGACCGGCATCGACCGCTCGACACTCGCCGAACTCGTCGCGCGCATGGCCGCCAAGGGCCTGCTGCTGCGCGAGCGCGCGCCCGGCGATGCGCGGGCCAATTCGGTGCGCTTCACCGACGAGGGCCGCAAGCTCTACGAGACGGCGCTCGCCGGGGCGAAGGCGGCCGACGAGGCGATTCTCTCTGCCCTGCCCAAGGGCAAGCGCGCGAATTTCGTCGAGAGCCTGACACGCATCGCCCGCACGATCGAACTCGACGAGGAAGCGCTGAAGGCCGAGGCCAAGAAGGCCAGGAAGAAGGCCGAGGCCAAGGACAAGAAGAAGAAGTCCAAGGACAAGAAGAAAAAGAAGAAATAG
- a CDS encoding ABC transporter permease translates to MRALYAVYRRELAAYFETPLAYVFLVVFAFAAPSFAWQVGRLFETGRADLAPLFDYMPWLLLVLMPALAMRAWAEERDHGTLEMLLAAPIPLWAAAGGKFFAAWTVAACAIALTAPMWIAMNYLGNPDNAAIATAYIGTLLIAGGYLALGQALSAVTGNQVVAFVLGVGACFLITVAGLPFVLDALSARLPGAFAEALAELSALARYESLRRGVLSLADLVYFISLMALGLALAITLIDARRGAGR, encoded by the coding sequence GTGAGGGCGCTCTACGCCGTCTACCGGCGCGAGCTGGCGGCCTATTTCGAGACCCCGCTCGCCTATGTCTTCCTCGTGGTGTTCGCCTTCGCCGCGCCAAGCTTCGCCTGGCAGGTCGGGCGCCTGTTCGAGACCGGGCGCGCCGATCTCGCCCCGCTCTTCGACTACATGCCCTGGCTCCTGCTGGTGCTGATGCCCGCGCTCGCGATGCGCGCTTGGGCGGAAGAACGCGATCACGGCACGCTGGAAATGCTGCTCGCCGCGCCGATCCCGCTCTGGGCGGCGGCCGGGGGCAAGTTTTTCGCCGCCTGGACCGTCGCGGCCTGCGCGATCGCGCTCACCGCCCCGATGTGGATCGCGATGAACTATCTCGGCAATCCGGACAATGCCGCGATCGCGACGGCCTATATCGGCACGCTGCTCATCGCCGGCGGCTATCTCGCGCTCGGCCAGGCGCTCTCGGCGGTCACGGGAAACCAGGTCGTCGCCTTCGTGCTCGGCGTCGGGGCGTGCTTCCTCATCACCGTGGCGGGCCTGCCCTTCGTGCTCGACGCGCTGTCGGCGCGACTGCCCGGCGCGTTCGCCGAGGCGCTTGCCGAGCTGTCCGCCCTGGCGCGCTACGAGTCGCTGCGCCGAGGCGTGCTCTCGCTCGCCGACCTCGTCTACTTCATCAGCCTCATGGCGCTCGGCCTCGCTCTCGCCATCACCCTGATCGATGCGCGCCGGGGAGCGGGCCGATGA
- a CDS encoding ABC transporter ATP-binding protein has protein sequence MIVADRLVKRFGHHLAVDHVSFSVGRGEVLGFLGPNGAGKSTTMRMLAGCLEPDDGAASLNGYDSSLKRREAQRFLGYLPEGAPAYPAMTPRGFVRFHLRARGFSGAGLKRAETLALDRARVGAAADKAIATLSKGYKRRAALAAAIAHDPPILILDEPTDGLDPNQKDGVRSLIREMAAHKAIIISTHLLDEVDAICTRAAVIADGRILADDTPQKLAEIGEDGTIGSAFRALTRAAHESIRAKDTSAIGRKEAAA, from the coding sequence ATGATCGTCGCAGACAGGCTCGTCAAACGTTTCGGCCACCACCTGGCCGTCGACCACGTCTCCTTCAGCGTGGGGCGCGGCGAGGTTCTGGGATTTCTCGGGCCCAACGGGGCGGGCAAGTCCACCACCATGCGCATGCTGGCAGGATGCCTGGAGCCCGATGACGGGGCGGCGAGTCTCAACGGCTACGATTCCAGCCTGAAGCGGCGCGAGGCGCAGCGCTTCCTCGGCTATCTGCCGGAAGGCGCCCCGGCCTACCCGGCGATGACGCCGCGCGGCTTCGTCCGCTTCCACCTGCGCGCGCGCGGCTTCTCCGGCGCCGGGCTGAAGCGTGCCGAGACGCTCGCCCTCGACCGCGCCCGCGTCGGGGCCGCCGCCGACAAGGCGATCGCCACGCTCTCGAAGGGCTACAAGCGGCGCGCCGCGCTCGCCGCCGCGATCGCCCACGATCCGCCCATCCTCATCCTCGACGAGCCGACCGACGGGCTCGATCCGAACCAGAAGGACGGGGTGCGCTCGCTGATCCGCGAGATGGCCGCGCACAAGGCGATCATCATCTCCACCCACCTGCTCGACGAGGTCGACGCCATCTGCACGCGCGCCGCGGTGATCGCCGACGGGCGCATCCTCGCCGACGACACGCCGCAGAAGCTCGCCGAGATCGGCGAGGACGGCACGATCGGCTCGGCCTTCCGCGCCCTCACCCGCGCCGCCCACGAAAGCATCAGGGCGAAGGACACCTCCGCCATCGGGCGGAAGGAGGCGGCCGCGTGA
- a CDS encoding DUF1223 domain-containing protein: MFAWPLILAALALAQHPPAGPAPARGPVVVELFTSQGCGMCPDANRLLADLASENQDVLALAWGVSYWDMYGWEDRYARPEFNARQEAYVAAGEAHRVYTPHFVINGAPKKFRFRPETIREAVEAETGVPLAPRVARVSPSSVSVAFTGPDRESPAEVWLAAYEPGLVTMRIEGGNNAGTEMPHFNMVRALTELPAWDGGEYRVLDETACPADLACAVLIQAFSGGPILGAASIPAAAAD; this comes from the coding sequence ATGTTCGCATGGCCCCTGATCCTCGCCGCGCTCGCGCTGGCCCAGCATCCGCCCGCCGGTCCCGCCCCGGCGCGCGGGCCGGTGGTGGTGGAGCTGTTCACCAGCCAGGGCTGCGGCATGTGCCCGGACGCCAACCGCCTGCTCGCCGATCTCGCCTCAGAAAACCAGGACGTGCTCGCGCTCGCCTGGGGCGTCAGCTACTGGGACATGTATGGCTGGGAAGACCGCTATGCCCGGCCCGAATTCAACGCGCGCCAGGAGGCCTATGTCGCCGCCGGCGAGGCGCACCGGGTCTATACCCCGCACTTCGTGATCAACGGCGCGCCGAAGAAGTTCCGCTTCCGCCCGGAAACCATCCGCGAAGCGGTGGAGGCGGAGACCGGCGTGCCGCTCGCCCCCCGGGTCGCGCGCGTCTCGCCGTCCTCGGTCAGCGTCGCCTTCACCGGCCCGGACCGCGAGAGCCCGGCGGAAGTCTGGCTCGCGGCCTACGAGCCGGGCCTCGTCACCATGCGCATTGAGGGCGGCAACAATGCCGGGACGGAGATGCCGCATTTCAACATGGTCCGCGCGCTGACCGAGCTGCCGGCCTGGGACGGGGGCGAGTACCGGGTGCTCGACGAGACCGCCTGCCCGGCAGATCTCGCCTGCGCCGTGCTGATCCAGGCCTTCTCCGGGGGGCCGATCCTGGGCGCGGCGTCTATTCCTGCGGCAGCGGCGGATTAG
- the thpR gene encoding RNA 2',3'-cyclic phosphodiesterase, which produces MSLRVFTALPIPEEVADLVEPLCKGVPGAKWRPRENFHITLAFYGELDEPVIEELDHELARIEIAPFALKLKGANHFGKDEPSSLWLGVEAPGQLDDLARECRKAARRVGVGVEKRNYLPHMTIAYIDREELDLGKLRGFEQRLNLFETEPFIADRFYLHSSYQRKRGPNDYPVEAEYPLEHPTRREVG; this is translated from the coding sequence ATGAGCCTTCGCGTCTTCACCGCCCTGCCCATCCCCGAAGAGGTCGCCGACCTCGTCGAGCCGCTGTGCAAGGGCGTGCCCGGCGCGAAATGGCGCCCGCGGGAGAATTTCCACATCACGCTCGCCTTCTACGGCGAGCTCGACGAGCCCGTGATCGAGGAACTCGACCACGAGCTCGCGCGCATCGAGATCGCCCCCTTCGCCCTGAAGCTGAAGGGCGCGAACCATTTCGGGAAGGACGAGCCGAGCTCGCTCTGGCTCGGCGTGGAGGCGCCCGGGCAGCTCGACGATCTCGCGCGCGAGTGCCGCAAGGCGGCCCGGCGCGTGGGTGTCGGCGTGGAAAAGCGGAACTACCTGCCGCACATGACCATCGCCTATATCGATCGCGAGGAGCTCGATCTCGGCAAGCTGCGCGGTTTCGAGCAGCGCCTGAACCTCTTCGAGACCGAGCCCTTCATCGCCGACCGCTTCTATCTCCACTCCAGCTATCAGCGTAAGCGCGGACCGAATGACTACCCGGTCGAGGCCGAATACCCGCTCGAGCACCCGACGCGGCGCGAGGTCGGCTGA
- a CDS encoding DsbE family thiol:disulfide interchange protein: MSRVLLWAPLGSIALLVAIFAIALLAPAPEASDPLKDEPLPALPLQDFAGPYPGFEPEDIEGPYLLNVWASWCPPCRVEHPFLMQLDAEGKPIYGIVYKDDPVDAIGFLDELGNPFTALMADPEGRAGLELGLTGAPETFLVDEAGVVRARWRGALSEPVWIRHFEDEWQAALARAAAAG, translated from the coding sequence ATGAGCCGGGTCCTGCTGTGGGCGCCTCTGGGCTCGATCGCCCTGCTGGTCGCGATCTTCGCGATCGCCCTGCTCGCGCCGGCCCCCGAGGCGTCCGATCCGCTCAAGGACGAACCCCTGCCGGCCCTGCCCCTGCAGGACTTCGCCGGCCCCTATCCCGGCTTCGAGCCGGAGGACATCGAGGGGCCATACCTGCTCAATGTGTGGGCAAGCTGGTGCCCGCCCTGCCGGGTCGAGCATCCCTTCCTGATGCAGCTCGATGCGGAGGGAAAGCCGATCTACGGCATCGTCTACAAGGACGATCCGGTCGACGCGATCGGGTTTCTCGACGAGCTCGGCAATCCGTTCACGGCGCTGATGGCCGACCCCGAGGGCCGGGCCGGGCTGGAACTCGGCCTGACCGGCGCGCCGGAAACCTTCCTGGTGGACGAGGCCGGAGTCGTGCGCGCGCGCTGGCGCGGGGCGCTGTCCGAACCGGTCTGGATCCGGCATTTCGAGGATGAGTGGCAGGCGGCGCTGGCACGCGCGGCCGCGGCCGGCTGA
- a CDS encoding NUDIX hydrolase — protein sequence MTDHSIDFKSEVPEGDDRIRRICRTCGFIDYVNPKLVAGAVVSDGQGRILMARRAIEPRSGFWTLPAGYMEEGETVEEAARREAFEETRARIEIVDLLGIYSVPRISQVQIFFRARLAEPGIAAGPESEAVGFFGFEDIPYDRLAFPSVRWAIEDFRERIGQRVCVPAMRSQSADLKPY from the coding sequence ATGACCGACCACTCGATTGATTTCAAAAGCGAAGTCCCCGAGGGCGACGACCGCATACGGCGCATCTGCCGCACCTGCGGCTTCATCGACTATGTCAATCCCAAGCTCGTCGCCGGCGCGGTGGTGAGCGACGGGCAGGGCCGCATCCTGATGGCGCGCCGGGCGATCGAGCCGCGCTCCGGCTTCTGGACGCTTCCGGCCGGCTACATGGAAGAAGGCGAGACGGTCGAGGAGGCCGCGCGGCGCGAGGCCTTCGAGGAGACGCGCGCCAGGATCGAGATCGTCGACCTGCTGGGCATCTATTCCGTCCCGCGCATCAGCCAGGTGCAGATTTTCTTCCGGGCCAGGCTCGCCGAGCCGGGCATCGCCGCCGGGCCGGAGAGCGAGGCGGTCGGCTTCTTCGGCTTCGAGGACATTCCCTACGACCGGCTCGCCTTCCCCAGCGTCCGCTGGGCGATCGAGGACTTCCGTGAACGGATCGGGCAGCGCGTCTGCGTGCCGGCGATGAGAAGCCAGAGCGCCGATCTGAAACCGTATTGA
- a CDS encoding Bax inhibitor-1 family protein → MNQYSRTTYGAQTLDTSRDEGLRSFMLGVYNKMGLGLLLSAVLAYVVGTVTPVTQLVFGTPLLYVVQFGPLVLLFGSMFFMRNPSPLGAAVLYWAVVSLIGMGLGVWVMMATGGQVAQTLTGAVSVTFGTIAQAFAITAAAFFGLSLWGYTTKTNLQPIGAFLVMGIIGVVLISLINVFFLESSGLQWLIQFAILGLMAGVVAWQTQSLKLMYNEIAGDERSMAVMTYYGALNLYIAFINMFQVILMMLGNRE, encoded by the coding sequence ATGAACCAGTATTCGCGCACGACCTATGGCGCGCAGACGCTCGACACCTCGCGTGACGAAGGCCTGCGCAGCTTCATGCTCGGGGTCTACAACAAGATGGGCCTGGGCCTGCTGTTGTCGGCGGTCCTCGCCTACGTGGTCGGCACGGTGACGCCCGTCACCCAGCTCGTGTTCGGCACGCCGCTGCTCTACGTCGTCCAGTTCGGCCCGCTCGTCCTGCTGTTCGGCTCGATGTTCTTCATGCGCAATCCCTCCCCGCTCGGGGCGGCGGTGCTCTACTGGGCCGTCGTCTCCCTGATCGGCATGGGCCTCGGCGTGTGGGTGATGATGGCCACGGGCGGCCAGGTGGCCCAGACCCTGACCGGTGCGGTCTCGGTCACCTTCGGCACGATCGCGCAGGCCTTCGCGATCACCGCGGCGGCCTTCTTCGGCCTGTCGCTGTGGGGCTACACCACGAAGACCAACCTGCAGCCGATCGGCGCCTTCCTGGTGATGGGCATCATCGGCGTGGTGCTGATCAGCCTGATCAACGTCTTCTTCCTGGAAAGCTCCGGCCTGCAGTGGCTGATCCAGTTCGCCATTCTCGGCCTGATGGCCGGCGTGGTCGCCTGGCAGACGCAATCGCTGAAGCTGATGTACAACGAGATCGCGGGCGACGAGCGCTCGATGGCCGTGATGACCTATTACGGCGCGCTGAACCTCTACATCGCCTTCATCAACATGTTCCAGGTCATCCTGATGATGCTCGGCAACCGCGAATAG
- a CDS encoding GldG family protein has translation MSAPRFLALVLAGLIALFAGFNLFTGVVLDSVRLDLTERGLYRLSPGTLEVLERIEEPVQLDFVYSREEAARYPAIRAYAARVREMLRTIAARSDGMVRLDEVDPEPFSPAEDRAIAAGLEPVPTEEGGQLFFGLIGHNAVDDRRTVAFFDPAEEARLEYEIVRLIAELDRARTPVIAVISSLPFAPDAQGASPNPVIDELAAAYDLVWLDETFEAIPEADALFLLHPPALTEAQTYLVDQFALRTGRVLAALDPMAHVALKPGPDGLPPLRAERDSALPRLLPAWGAAYDPTVVAMDRRHGLPVQINEGGRTRMRAYPLWFSVPPGGMSTGFPPVAALSRGVNVGSPGVLRPLEGAATAFSAILATSPEGARLDADLAAGSPSPDELAAIYQIAPDAPLALAARLSGPLASAFPDGPPAGELALDPAAHRARSDGAAEIILIADADLFDPAFFINPDPVQGDRIVADNLALILNLADALAGDPALVSLRSRSSSARPMVRVEDLRAEAEARYLALQEELSAELAAAEAELEALNRTGAGSALSGAAAAETGQAEALRARILEARERLRDIERGFRVEIDALERALLFWTVWVPPVLVLLAGFVFLLLRRRRPR, from the coding sequence ATGAGTGCGCCGCGCTTCCTCGCCCTCGTCCTCGCCGGGCTGATCGCCCTGTTCGCCGGGTTCAACCTGTTCACCGGCGTGGTGCTGGATTCGGTGCGCCTCGACCTCACCGAGCGCGGCCTCTACCGGTTGAGCCCGGGCACGCTGGAGGTTCTGGAACGCATCGAGGAGCCGGTACAGCTCGATTTCGTCTACTCGCGCGAGGAGGCGGCGCGCTATCCCGCGATCCGCGCCTATGCGGCCCGGGTGCGCGAGATGCTGCGTACCATCGCGGCGCGTTCGGACGGCATGGTGCGTCTCGACGAGGTCGATCCGGAACCGTTCTCGCCCGCCGAGGACCGCGCCATCGCGGCCGGGCTCGAGCCCGTCCCGACCGAGGAGGGCGGCCAGCTCTTCTTCGGCCTCATCGGGCACAACGCGGTCGACGACCGGCGCACCGTGGCCTTCTTCGACCCGGCCGAGGAGGCCCGCCTGGAATACGAGATCGTCAGGCTCATCGCCGAACTCGACCGCGCGCGCACGCCGGTGATCGCGGTGATCTCCTCGCTGCCCTTCGCCCCGGATGCGCAGGGCGCATCCCCGAACCCGGTGATCGACGAGCTCGCCGCGGCCTACGACCTCGTCTGGCTGGACGAGACCTTCGAGGCGATCCCCGAGGCCGACGCGCTCTTCCTGCTGCACCCGCCCGCGCTCACCGAGGCGCAGACCTATCTCGTCGACCAGTTCGCGCTGCGCACCGGCCGGGTGCTCGCCGCGCTCGATCCGATGGCCCATGTCGCGCTCAAGCCCGGCCCGGACGGGCTGCCGCCGCTGCGTGCCGAGCGCGACAGCGCTCTGCCCCGCCTCCTGCCTGCCTGGGGCGCGGCCTACGATCCCACCGTCGTGGCGATGGACCGCCGCCACGGGCTGCCCGTCCAGATCAACGAGGGCGGGCGCACCCGCATGCGGGCCTATCCGCTCTGGTTCTCCGTGCCGCCAGGCGGGATGAGCACGGGCTTCCCGCCCGTCGCCGCGCTCTCGCGCGGGGTGAATGTCGGCTCGCCCGGCGTCCTGCGCCCGCTCGAGGGCGCCGCGACGGCGTTCTCCGCCATCCTCGCGACGAGCCCGGAGGGCGCGCGCCTCGACGCGGACCTCGCCGCGGGCTCGCCCTCGCCGGACGAGCTGGCCGCGATCTACCAGATCGCGCCCGACGCCCCGCTCGCGCTCGCCGCGCGGCTGTCCGGCCCGCTCGCCAGTGCCTTTCCGGACGGTCCGCCGGCCGGTGAGCTCGCCCTCGACCCGGCGGCCCATCGCGCTCGAAGCGACGGCGCGGCGGAGATCATACTGATCGCCGATGCCGACCTGTTCGATCCGGCCTTCTTCATCAATCCCGATCCGGTCCAGGGCGACCGGATCGTCGCCGACAATCTGGCCCTGATCCTCAATCTCGCCGATGCGCTCGCCGGCGATCCGGCCCTCGTCTCGCTGAGATCGCGGTCCAGCTCGGCCCGCCCGATGGTCCGGGTCGAAGACCTCAGGGCCGAGGCCGAGGCGCGCTATCTCGCCCTGCAGGAGGAACTCAGCGCCGAGCTTGCCGCCGCCGAGGCCGAGCTCGAGGCCCTGAACCGGACCGGCGCGGGCTCCGCCCTGTCCGGCGCGGCGGCCGCCGAGACCGGGCAGGCCGAGGCCCTGCGTGCCCGCATCCTGGAGGCCCGCGAACGCCTGAGGGACATCGAGCGCGGCTTCCGCGTCGAGATCGACGCCCTCGAGCGCGCCCTCCTGTTCTGGACGGTCTGGGTTCCGCCCGTGCTCGTGCTGCTCGCCGGGTTCGTCTTTCTGCTGCTACGCCGCCGGAGGCCGCGATGA
- the ccmD gene encoding heme exporter protein CcmD, protein MIEFLAMDGYAGFVWTSYGLTALAAGGLVWWALSGRARARARLARIQASAARDSLGGEDPLARGDAPDSGKTGHAP, encoded by the coding sequence ATGATCGAGTTTCTCGCCATGGACGGCTATGCCGGTTTCGTCTGGACGAGCTATGGCCTGACCGCGCTCGCCGCGGGCGGGCTCGTCTGGTGGGCGCTCTCCGGGCGCGCGCGGGCACGGGCGCGGCTTGCGCGCATCCAGGCCAGCGCGGCGCGGGACTCCCTCGGGGGCGAAGATCCGCTCGCCCGGGGCGATGCGCCCGACAGCGGCAAGACGGGGCATGCGCCATGA
- a CDS encoding DUF4340 domain-containing protein → MSITPARKRLRIALALAAAGVAALLLGIGAVWRDASLTERPGVSGPVLPDWREQAALASRIEIVARDVQFSLLRTDQGWVMPSRGGYPVRPDRIAELDAALSGLRFSAAMTRDPDKFARLGLVAPGEGGEAVRLTIADAEGRVLADLLIGDERGEDGLYLRPAFSERAFAAAGSLPDLDAVDRWLGLDFFDLDPAGVARARVQPETGPAYALAKPGLSARNFELREPRGWRLVTSGAGNGVAVAGARVRFRDVRPADTLEGAPVAAHAAVTFGGLAYAYTFHADADARWARLEVSAAADDAAERAAHFDARAEGWAFEVSADAYERMTRPLTGLAEPNPPLPQE, encoded by the coding sequence ATGAGTATCACACCGGCCCGCAAACGCCTGCGCATCGCGCTCGCCCTCGCCGCGGCGGGTGTCGCCGCCCTGCTGCTCGGCATCGGCGCGGTGTGGCGCGATGCGAGCCTCACCGAGCGTCCCGGGGTCTCCGGGCCGGTCCTGCCGGACTGGCGCGAGCAGGCGGCCCTGGCGAGCCGCATCGAGATCGTCGCCCGCGACGTCCAGTTCAGCCTGCTGCGCACCGACCAGGGCTGGGTGATGCCGAGCCGCGGCGGCTATCCGGTGCGCCCCGACCGCATCGCCGAGCTCGACGCGGCGCTGTCCGGCCTGCGCTTCTCCGCCGCGATGACGCGCGATCCGGACAAGTTCGCCCGGCTCGGCCTGGTGGCGCCCGGCGAGGGCGGAGAGGCGGTGCGCCTGACCATCGCCGACGCCGAGGGACGCGTGCTGGCCGATCTGCTGATCGGGGACGAGCGCGGCGAGGACGGGCTGTACCTGCGTCCCGCCTTTTCCGAGCGCGCCTTCGCCGCCGCCGGCAGCCTGCCCGATCTCGACGCGGTCGACCGCTGGCTCGGGCTCGACTTCTTCGATCTCGACCCGGCCGGGGTCGCGCGCGCGCGCGTCCAGCCCGAGACCGGTCCGGCCTATGCGCTCGCCAAGCCGGGGCTCAGCGCGCGCAATTTCGAGCTGCGCGAGCCGCGCGGCTGGCGGCTCGTGACCTCCGGTGCCGGCAACGGCGTGGCGGTCGCCGGCGCGCGGGTGCGCTTCCGCGACGTGCGCCCGGCCGACACGCTCGAAGGCGCTCCGGTCGCGGCCCATGCCGCCGTCACGTTCGGCGGGCTCGCCTATGCCTACACCTTCCACGCGGACGCAGACGCGCGCTGGGCGCGGCTCGAGGTCAGTGCGGCCGCCGACGATGCCGCCGAGCGCGCCGCCCATTTCGACGCAAGGGCTGAGGGTTGGGCCTTCGAGGTGAGCGCGGACGCCTACGAGCGCATGACCCGGCCGCTGACCGGGCTCGCCGAGCCTAATCCGCCGCTGCCGCAGGAATAG
- a CDS encoding DUF2794 domain-containing protein: protein MIPTMAGRREDGVMFDRPELDAILRVYGFMVAAGEWRDYAIDGLKDRAEFAVFRHASEVPIYRIVKTPDEARRQGAYKVVAASGQILKRGQDLKQVLKVFDRQLVRLAAND from the coding sequence ATGATCCCAACGATGGCCGGCCGGCGCGAGGACGGCGTCATGTTCGACAGGCCCGAGCTGGATGCGATCCTGAGGGTCTACGGCTTCATGGTCGCCGCCGGGGAATGGCGCGACTACGCGATCGACGGGCTGAAGGACCGCGCCGAGTTCGCCGTCTTCCGCCATGCCAGCGAAGTGCCGATCTACCGAATCGTGAAGACCCCCGACGAGGCCCGCCGCCAGGGCGCCTACAAGGTGGTCGCGGCCTCGGGCCAGATCCTGAAGCGCGGCCAGGATCTCAAGCAGGTCCTGAAGGTCTTCGACCGCCAGCTGGTGCGCCTGGCGGCGAACGATTGA